A genome region from Littorina saxatilis isolate snail1 linkage group LG16, US_GU_Lsax_2.0, whole genome shotgun sequence includes the following:
- the LOC138951299 gene encoding LOW QUALITY PROTEIN: uncharacterized protein (The sequence of the model RefSeq protein was modified relative to this genomic sequence to represent the inferred CDS: substituted 19 bases at 19 genomic stop codons) codes for MTGNCELKEKLSGIFLEKEEIRVPSFVRXQIRVPSFVRLQITVPSFVRLQITVPSFVRLQITVPSFVRLQITVPSFVRLQIRVPSFVGXQIRVPSFVRXQITVPSFVRXQITVPSFVRXQIRVPSFVRXQIRVPSFVRLQIRVPSFVRLQITVPSFVRLQITVPSFVRXQIRVPSFVRLQIRVPSFVRLQITVPSFVRLQITVPSFVRLQITVPSFVRLQITVPSFVRLQITVPSFARLQIRVPSFVGXQIRVPSFVRXQITVPSFVRXQITVPSFVRXQIRVPSFVRXQIRVPSFVRLQIRVPSFVRLQITVPSFVRLQITVPSFVRXQIRVPSFVRLQIRVPSFVRLQIRVPSFVRLQIRVPSFVRLQIRVPSFVRXQIRVPSFVRXQIRVPSFVRLQIRVPSFVRLQIRVPSFVRLQIRVPTFVRLQIRVPTFVRLQIRVPSFVRLQIRVPTFARLQIRVPTFARLQIRVPTFARLQIRVPTFARLQIRVPTFVRLQIRVPTFVRLQIRVPSFVRXQIRVPSFVRLQIRVPSFVRLQIRVPSFVRLQIRVPSFVRLQIRVPSFVRXQIRVPSFVRLQIRVPSFVRLQITVPSFVRLQIRVPTFVRLQIRVSTFVRLQIRVPSFVRLQIRVPTFVRLQIRVPTFARLQIRVSTFARLQIRVPTFARLQIRVPTFVRLQIRVPTFVRLQIRVPTFVRLQIRVPSFVRLQIRVPTFVRLQIRVPTFVRLQIRVPQWGTAIRVPSFVRLQIRVPTFVRLQIRVPTFVRLQIRVPTFARLQIRVPTFARLQIRVPTFVRLQIRVPTFARLQIRVPTFVRLQIRVPTFVRLQIRVPTFVXLQIRVPTFARLQIRVPTIVXLQIRVPSFVRLQIRVPTFARLQIRVPTFVRLQIRVPTFVRLQIRVPSFVRLQIRVPSFVRLQIRVPKVHKKYPCDLE; via the exons ATTAGAGTGCCATCATTTGTTAGATGACAGATTAGAGTGCCATCATTTGTTAGATTACAGATTACAGTGCCATCATTTGTTAGATTACAAATTACAGTGCCATCATTTGTTAGATTACAGATTACAGTGCCATCATTTGTTAGATTACAGATTACAGTGCCATCATTTGTTAGATTACAGATTAGAGTGCCATCATTTGTTGGATGACAGATTAGAGTGCCATCATTTGTTAGATGACAGATTACAGTGCCATCATTTGTTAGATGACAGATTACAGTGCCATCATTTGTTAGATGACAGATTAGAGTGCCATCATTTGTTAGATGACAGATTAGAGTGCCATCATTTGTTAGATTACAGATTAGAGTGCCATCATTTGTTAGATTACAGATTACAGTGCCATCATTTGTTAGATTACAGATTACAGTGCCATCATTTGTTAGATGACAGATTAGAGTGCCATCATTTGTTAGATTACAGATTAGAGTGCCATCATTTGTTAGATTACAGATTACAGTGCCATCATTTGTTAGATTACAAATTACAGTGCCATCATTTGTTAGATTACAGATTACAGTGCCATCATTTGTTAGATTACAGATTACAGTGCCATCATTTGTTAGATTACAGATTACAGTGCCATCATTTGCTAGATTACAGATTAGAGTGCCATCTTTTGTTGGATGACAGATTAGAGTGCCATCATTTGTTAGATGACAGATTACAGTGCCATCATTTGTTAGATGACAGATTACAGTGCCATCATTTGTTAGATGACAGATTAGAGTGCCATCATTTGTTAGATGACAGATTAGAGTGCCATCATTTGTTAGATTACAGATTAGAGTGCCATCATTTGTTAGATTACAGATTACAGTGCCATCATTTGTTAGATTACAGATTACAGTGCCATCATTTGTTAGATGACAGATTAGAGTGCCATCATTTGTTAGATTACAGATTAGAGTGCCATCATTTGTTAGATTACAGATTAGAGTGCCATCATTTGTTAGATTACAGATTAGAGTGCCATCATTTGTTAGATTACAGATTAGAGTGCCATCATTTGTTAGATGACAGATTAGAGTGCCATCATTTGTTAGATGACAGATTAGAGTGCCATCATTTGTTAGATTACAGATTAGAGTGCCATCATTTGTTAGATTACAGATTAGAGTGCCATCATTTGTTAGATTACAGATTAGAGTCCCTACATTTGTTAGATTACAGATTAGAGTCCCTACATTTGTTAGATTACAGATTAGAGTGCCATCATTTGTTAGATTACAGATTAGAGTCCCTACATTTGCTAGATTACAGATTAGAGTGCCTACATTTGCTAGATTACAGATTAGAGTCCCTACATTTGCTAGATTACAGATTAGAGTGCCTACATTTGCTAGATTACAGATTAGAGTCCCTACATTTGTTAGATTACAGATTAGAGTCCCTACATTTGTTAGATTACAGATTAGAGTGCCATCATTTGTTAGATGACAGATTAGAGTGCCATCATTTGTTAGATTACAGATTAGAGTGCCATCATTTGTTAGATTACAGATTAGAGTGCCATCATTTGTTAGATTACAGATTAGAGTGCCATCATTTGTTAGATTACAGATTAGAGTGCCATCATTTGTTAGATGACAGATTAGAGTGCCATCATTTGTTAGATTACAGATTAGAGTGCCATCATTTGTTAGATTACAGATTACAGTGCCATCATTTGTTAGATTACAGATTAGAGTCCCTACATTTGTTAGATTACAGATTAGAGTCTCTACATTTGTTAGATTACAGATTAGAGTGCCATCATTTGTTAGATTACAGATTAGAGTCCCTACATTTGTTAGATTACAGATTAGAGTCCCTACATTTGCTAGATTACAGATTAGAGTGTCTACATTTGCTAGATTACAGATTAGAGTGCCTACATTTGCTAGATTACAGATTAGAGTCCCTACATTTGTTAGATTACAGATTAGAGTCCCTACATTTGTTAGATTACAGATTAGAGTCCCTACATTTGTTAGATTACAGATTAGAGTGCCATCATTTGTTAGATTACAGATTAGAGTCCCTACATTTGTTAGATTACAGATTAGAGTCCCTACATTTGTTAGATTACAGATTagagtcccgcagtggggcactgcg attagAGTGCCATCATTTGTTAGATTACAGATTAGAGTCCCTACATTTGTTAGATTACAGATTAGAGTCCCTACATTTGTTAGATTACAGATTAGAGTCCCTACATTTGCTAGATTACAGATTAGAGTGCCTACATTTGCTAGATTACAGATTAGAGTCCCTACATTTGTTAGATTACAGATTAGAGTCCCTACATTTGCTAGATTACAGATTAGAGTCCCTACATTTGTTAGATTACAGATTAGAGTCCCTACATTTGTTAGATTACAGATTAGAGTCCCTACATTTGTTTGATTACAAATTAGAGTGCCTACATTTGCTAGATTACAGATTAGAGTCCCTACAATTGTTTGATTACAAATTAGAGTGCCATCATTTGTTAGATTACAGATTAGAGTCCCTACATTTGCTAGATTACAGATTAGAGTCCCTACATTTGTTAGATTACAGATTAGAGTCCCTACATTTGTTAGATTACAGATTAGAGTGCCATCATTTGTTAGATTACAGATTAGAGTGCCATCATTTGTTAGATTACAGATTAGAGTGCCCAAGGTACACaaaaaatacccgtgtgacctggaataa
- the LOC138950297 gene encoding uncharacterized protein yields the protein MASQQGGSEPVPKKPRLACCQCSRGSRCIRQGACVCRANRTPCTTCAARGCTNRAVDLGPAVECAPPCRTSGSPGNQAVSPAPPLHVSLSVSTSPRPLLSSPRPLLSSPLTGAQAGVATSTSHSTGPHPESER from the exons ATGGCGAGCCAGCAGGGAGGTAGCGAGCCTGTTCCAAAGAAACCACGCCTG GCGTGCTGCCAGTGCAGCAGGGGATCTCGGTGCATCAGGCAAGGTGCCTGTGTCTGTCGCGCGAACCGCACACCCTGTACCACCTGTGCTGCTCGGGGCTGTACGAATCGTGCCGTTGATCTG GGACCGGCAGTGGAATGTGCTCCGCCGTGCAGAACCTCTGGGTCACCGGGGAACCAGGCTGTCTCTCCAGCCCCGCCCTTACACGTGAGTCTGTCAGTCAGCACATCGCCACGCCCACTCTTGTCATCGCCACGCCCACTCTTGTCATCGCCACTGACAGGAGCACAGGCAGGTGTCGCCACCAGCACCAGTCACAGCACAGGACCCCATCCAGAATCTGaaaggtag